From a region of the Clostridia bacterium genome:
- the eam gene encoding glutamate 2,3-aminomutase — protein MLEKRIGTIGITERFFLGDSADARSKKRRIAEERAQELQSRIHDYLEAQKYIPTGFARAEATQRNRARILSVLGGTEEEWADWKWQMRNRIRSADVLGEILGLSEDEKQEIKEVGCQYRWAISPYYASLIDPEDPDSPIRQQAVPSIQEVRDRFGVEDPMAEEFTSPAPAVTRRYPDRLIINVTNCCAMFCRHCQRRRNIGEVDQHTPKADIQAALDYIRQHEEIRDVLITGGDALMLSDRALDWILGELDRIPHVEIKRLGTRVLVTLPQRVTPELCEVIAKHPPIYINTQFNHPREVTPEAAEACDRLLRAGAVLGNQAVLLKGINNHPYVMKKLNQELLRIRVRPYYIFHAKPVKGTSHFIPRVEDGIEIMENLRGYTSGLAIPTYIINAPGGYGKVPVIPQYLIDSSEDTVILRTWEGRIIEYPNPTT, from the coding sequence ATGCTAGAAAAACGGATTGGCACTATCGGTATCACCGAAAGGTTCTTTCTCGGGGATTCGGCTGACGCCAGGAGCAAAAAGAGAAGAATTGCCGAAGAAAGAGCCCAAGAGCTACAATCGCGTATCCATGATTACCTGGAAGCCCAAAAGTACATCCCTACTGGTTTTGCCAGGGCAGAGGCTACCCAGCGCAATCGGGCCCGTATCCTGTCTGTGCTGGGAGGCACAGAGGAAGAATGGGCTGACTGGAAATGGCAAATGCGCAACCGCATCCGCAGCGCTGATGTATTAGGTGAGATTCTGGGGCTTTCTGAGGATGAGAAACAAGAAATCAAAGAAGTCGGTTGCCAGTACCGCTGGGCCATCTCACCCTATTACGCCAGCTTGATTGACCCGGAGGACCCGGATTCGCCGATTCGACAGCAAGCTGTTCCTTCCATCCAAGAGGTCCGGGACCGGTTCGGGGTTGAGGACCCCATGGCAGAGGAGTTTACTTCGCCAGCACCGGCGGTAACCAGACGTTATCCAGATCGGCTAATAATAAATGTCACCAACTGTTGTGCCATGTTTTGTAGGCACTGCCAGCGGCGCCGCAACATCGGCGAGGTGGATCAGCATACCCCCAAGGCTGATATTCAGGCAGCCCTGGATTACATCCGCCAACATGAGGAGATTCGTGACGTGCTGATTACTGGTGGTGACGCCTTGATGCTTAGCGACCGGGCCCTGGACTGGATCCTGGGGGAGCTGGACCGTATTCCTCATGTGGAAATTAAGCGGCTTGGCACCCGGGTATTGGTGACTTTGCCCCAGCGGGTTACTCCTGAACTGTGCGAAGTAATTGCCAAGCATCCGCCTATTTATATTAATACCCAGTTTAATCATCCCCGGGAGGTAACGCCGGAGGCAGCTGAGGCTTGCGACCGCCTGCTCCGGGCGGGAGCGGTGCTGGGAAACCAAGCGGTGCTATTAAAGGGGATCAACAACCACCCCTATGTTATGAAGAAGCTGAACCAAGAGCTCTTAAGGATTAGGGTTCGCCCCTACTATATCTTCCATGCCAAACCGGTGAAGGGAACTAGCCATTTCATTCCCCGAGTCGAGGATGGCATTGAAATCATGGAAAACTTGCGCGGCTATACCTCGGGGCTGGCCATTCCCACTTACATCATTAACGCTCCTGGAGGCTACGGCAAGGTACCGGTAATACCGCAATACCTGATCGATTCCTCCGAGGATACGGTTATCTTGCGAACTTGGGAAGGGCGAATTATCGAATACCCGAATCCGACAACCTGA
- a CDS encoding DUF2179 domain-containing protein — MGEWLPLVGGYFFIFGARVCDVSLDVLRILLLMRGRRGIAAAVGFVEVSIFVLALNQVLAGGLHDPLKVIAYASGFATGNLVGSVIENKMALGYLSVQVFPEPDLAERFTSALREAGYGVTCVEGHGRSGDRTILYLLLKRSDLGRVLDILNELDSHVFFNVSDARDIHGGIFPRKKR, encoded by the coding sequence TTGGGTGAGTGGCTACCGCTGGTGGGAGGTTATTTCTTCATCTTCGGTGCCCGGGTGTGCGATGTATCGTTGGATGTACTAAGGATTCTGCTACTAATGCGGGGGCGCCGGGGAATAGCGGCAGCAGTGGGCTTCGTGGAGGTGAGCATTTTTGTCTTGGCCCTAAACCAGGTGTTGGCTGGAGGGCTGCATGATCCCCTAAAGGTGATTGCCTATGCCTCCGGCTTTGCTACCGGCAACCTAGTGGGGAGCGTAATTGAAAACAAGATGGCCTTGGGCTACCTTTCAGTGCAAGTATTTCCTGAGCCAGACTTGGCAGAGCGTTTTACCAGCGCCTTACGGGAGGCCGGCTACGGGGTCACTTGCGTTGAGGGGCATGGCCGGAGCGGAGATCGGACCATACTGTATTTGCTTCTGAAGCGAAGCGACTTGGGACGGGTTCTTGACATCCTTAATGAGTTAGATTCCCATGTATTCTTCAATGTTTCTGATGCCAGGGATATTCACGGAGGAATTTTTCCGCGCAAGAAGCGATAA